The following proteins come from a genomic window of Geomonas sp. RF6:
- a CDS encoding BCAM0308 family protein translates to MARTVNHEKNKFKSVLREGVEEKGRRAARSTDVYVPKEGLSDGTSCRECGMTYKSKRWTLEKVETSGVKILCPACKRMHDHTPAGVVHLSGSYLQDHKEEIMNTLRHTEATSRTKNPLGRIMDITEDAEGITVTTTEEKLAQKLGREVYKSQSGELHYKWNRDNNLVRVEWMR, encoded by the coding sequence ATGGCACGAACCGTCAACCACGAAAAGAACAAGTTCAAGTCTGTGCTTCGTGAAGGTGTGGAGGAAAAAGGAAGGCGGGCTGCTCGCAGCACCGACGTGTATGTACCGAAGGAAGGACTGAGCGACGGCACCTCATGCAGAGAGTGCGGCATGACGTACAAAAGCAAACGGTGGACCCTGGAGAAGGTTGAGACGAGCGGCGTAAAGATCCTTTGCCCGGCTTGCAAGAGGATGCACGACCACACACCTGCCGGCGTAGTGCACCTTTCCGGCTCCTATCTGCAGGATCACAAGGAAGAAATCATGAACACCCTGCGCCACACGGAGGCGACCTCGCGCACCAAGAATCCTCTCGGCAGAATCATGGATATAACGGAGGATGCCGAGGGTATCACCGTGACCACGACCGAGGAAAAGCTCGCCCAGAAGCTCGGGCGTGAAGTGTACAAATCCCAGAGCGGCGAGTTGCACTACAAGTGGAACCGCGACAACAACCTGGTACGCGTGGAGTGGATGCGCTAG
- a CDS encoding RtcB family protein: protein MNLPAALKRISETVWELPVSHKEGMQVPARIFATEKLLKEMDAGVFDQVSNVASLPGIVRYAYCMPDGHWGYGFPIGGMAAMDPHRGVISPGGIGFDINCGMRLVLTNLTFDEVQPRLRQLVDRLFARIPTGVGCHGFVRLKQGDFRAVMEQGSRWCLEHGFATAEDLEMTEEGGCFSGARAADVSDKAVERGYNQLGTLGSGNHYCEIQVVKPENVFHQGLAESFGLNIPNQVVIMFHCGSRGFGHQVATDYLKVFLSVMERKYGIRIVDRELACAPFNSPEGQAYFSAMKCAVNMAFANRQVILHRIREVFSELFHRDPFDLGMRMIYDVAHNTAKLERHMVDGKQKELLVHRKGSTRAFGPGSAGIPECYRETGQPVIIGGSMETGSYLLAGMESGADAFFTTAHGSGRTMSRHQAKKNYRGDKLQREMEARGIYVRTDSFGGLAEEAGAAYKNIDEVVETTELAGLSRRVARLVPIGNIKG from the coding sequence ATGAATCTTCCAGCGGCATTGAAGAGGATCTCGGAAACGGTATGGGAGCTTCCGGTCTCCCACAAGGAAGGGATGCAGGTACCGGCGCGCATCTTTGCCACCGAAAAGCTCCTTAAGGAAATGGACGCGGGGGTGTTCGACCAGGTCAGCAATGTCGCCTCCCTCCCCGGCATCGTGAGATACGCCTACTGCATGCCGGACGGACACTGGGGGTACGGCTTTCCGATCGGCGGGATGGCCGCGATGGACCCGCACCGCGGCGTCATCTCCCCCGGCGGAATAGGCTTCGACATAAATTGCGGGATGCGGCTCGTCCTCACCAATCTCACCTTCGACGAGGTGCAGCCCCGCCTGCGCCAGCTCGTCGACCGCCTCTTCGCGAGAATCCCCACCGGGGTCGGCTGCCACGGTTTCGTGCGGCTCAAGCAGGGTGATTTCCGCGCCGTCATGGAGCAGGGGTCGCGCTGGTGCCTGGAGCACGGCTTTGCCACCGCAGAGGACCTGGAGATGACCGAGGAAGGCGGGTGCTTCTCCGGCGCCCGCGCCGCCGACGTGAGCGACAAGGCGGTGGAGCGCGGCTACAACCAGCTCGGCACCCTCGGAAGCGGCAACCACTACTGCGAGATCCAGGTCGTGAAGCCGGAGAACGTCTTCCACCAGGGGCTCGCGGAGTCCTTCGGGCTGAACATCCCGAACCAGGTCGTCATCATGTTTCACTGCGGATCCAGGGGGTTCGGGCACCAGGTGGCCACCGACTACCTGAAGGTCTTTCTCTCCGTCATGGAGCGCAAGTACGGGATCCGCATCGTCGATCGCGAGCTCGCCTGCGCGCCGTTCAACTCTCCCGAGGGGCAGGCGTACTTCAGTGCCATGAAGTGCGCGGTGAACATGGCCTTTGCCAACAGGCAAGTTATCCTGCACCGGATCAGGGAGGTCTTCTCAGAGCTCTTCCACCGCGACCCCTTCGACCTGGGGATGCGCATGATCTACGACGTGGCCCACAACACCGCGAAACTCGAGCGGCACATGGTGGACGGAAAGCAGAAGGAGCTCCTGGTGCACCGGAAAGGATCGACGCGCGCCTTCGGGCCTGGGAGCGCGGGGATCCCCGAGTGCTACCGGGAGACGGGGCAGCCGGTCATCATCGGGGGGAGCATGGAGACGGGCTCCTACCTCCTCGCCGGGATGGAGAGCGGCGCAGATGCCTTCTTCACCACCGCCCACGGCAGCGGCCGCACCATGAGCAGGCACCAGGCGAAGAAGAACTACCGCGGCGACAAGTTGCAGCGGGAGATGGAGGCCCGCGGCATCTACGTTCGCACTGATTCATTCGGTGGACTCGCCGAGGAGGCGGGCGCCGCCTACAAGAACATCGACGAGGTGGTGGAAACGACGGAGCTTGCGGGGCTCAGCAGGCGCGTCGCGCGGCTCGTGCCGATCGGCAACATCAAGGGGTAG
- a CDS encoding protein-L-isoaspartate(D-aspartate) O-methyltransferase yields MFQKRDLSAKKELMIVQHLVARGIRDEAVLRAMREVPREAFVAEGMEAFAYEDSPLPIQEGQTISQPYIVAFMTEALELSPSDRVLEIGTGSGYAAAILSRVVGEVHTVERIGFLAQQAAVRLREHHFDNVIVHEGDGTLGWPEAAPYDAVVVTAGAPEVPESLMRQLALNGRLVIPVGDAQHYQTLVRVRRETETRFLREELCAVRFVPLIGREGW; encoded by the coding sequence ATGTTCCAGAAAAGGGATCTGTCGGCCAAGAAGGAACTGATGATAGTGCAGCATCTGGTGGCGCGCGGCATCAGGGACGAGGCGGTGCTGCGGGCGATGCGGGAAGTGCCGAGGGAGGCGTTTGTCGCCGAGGGGATGGAGGCCTTCGCCTACGAGGACTCCCCGCTCCCCATACAGGAGGGGCAGACGATCTCGCAGCCGTACATCGTGGCTTTCATGACCGAGGCGCTGGAGCTTTCCCCGAGCGACCGTGTGCTGGAGATAGGGACCGGCTCCGGGTACGCCGCCGCGATCCTCAGCCGGGTTGTGGGGGAGGTCCACACGGTGGAGCGGATCGGCTTTCTGGCGCAGCAGGCGGCGGTGCGGCTGCGCGAACATCACTTCGACAACGTGATCGTGCACGAGGGTGATGGCACCCTCGGATGGCCGGAGGCTGCGCCGTACGACGCGGTCGTGGTGACGGCGGGCGCCCCTGAGGTGCCGGAGTCGCTGATGCGCCAGCTCGCGCTGAACGGGAGGCTGGTGATCCCGGTGGGGGACGCCCAGCATTACCAGACGCTGGTGCGGGTGCGCCGCGAGACGGAGACGAGGTTTTTGCGGGAGGAGCTTTGCGCGGTGCGCTTTGTCCCTCTTATCGGGAGGGAGGGGTGGTAG
- a CDS encoding BON domain-containing protein, with translation MPTDQEIVEAVYAALERSPQVNLHSYPMEVACRDGVVTIAGEVEGIAAKKVALEVAAASPGASGVVDRVRVEPAEHMEDGEIRTHICDALLEEPAFDEYSVKAMVKGEWEPVRVTKGEYFFEVEVNQGVLVLNGKVQSISHKRLAGVLAWWVPGSRDVVNGLEIYPPMSDSDDEIVDAVLLVLEKDPFVNASQIRISCRNAIVTLDGTVALERGRDVAEADAWYVFAVNGVVNNLVVTG, from the coding sequence ATGCCAACAGACCAAGAGATCGTTGAAGCAGTCTACGCGGCGCTGGAGCGCTCCCCGCAGGTAAACCTGCACAGCTATCCTATGGAAGTCGCCTGCCGCGACGGTGTCGTCACCATTGCCGGCGAGGTGGAGGGGATCGCCGCGAAGAAGGTGGCACTGGAGGTCGCTGCCGCCTCTCCGGGGGCTTCCGGCGTCGTGGACCGGGTGCGGGTGGAGCCGGCGGAGCACATGGAGGACGGGGAGATCCGGACCCACATCTGCGATGCGCTCCTGGAGGAGCCCGCTTTCGACGAGTACTCCGTGAAGGCGATGGTGAAGGGGGAGTGGGAACCGGTGCGGGTCACGAAGGGGGAGTACTTCTTCGAGGTCGAGGTAAACCAGGGTGTGCTGGTGCTGAACGGAAAGGTCCAGAGCATCTCCCACAAGCGTCTCGCGGGGGTGCTCGCCTGGTGGGTTCCCGGAAGCCGCGACGTGGTGAACGGGCTGGAGATTTATCCCCCGATGTCGGACAGCGACGACGAGATAGTCGATGCGGTGCTCCTGGTTCTTGAGAAGGACCCCTTCGTCAATGCATCGCAGATCCGGATCAGCTGCCGCAACGCGATAGTGACCCTCGACGGGACGGTTGCCTTGGAGCGCGGGCGCGACGTCGCCGAGGCGGATGCCTGGTATGTCTTTGCGGTGAACGGCGTGGTCAACAATCTGGTGGTAACCGGCTGA
- a CDS encoding archease, with translation MSFKYLGDIAVADIAFEATGATIEELFSSAAQATMQVMVGELGSIREAETMQVEMEQQSAEMLLFDFLNELLFYKDARRLLLLPSEIKISQSGDHLLMRGELRGETLDGERHRMETDVKAVTLHRFSVTQTPEGWKATVVLDV, from the coding sequence ATGTCCTTCAAATACCTGGGAGACATAGCCGTTGCCGATATCGCCTTCGAGGCGACCGGCGCCACCATCGAGGAGCTCTTCTCCAGCGCCGCGCAGGCGACGATGCAGGTCATGGTGGGGGAGCTCGGCTCCATCCGGGAGGCGGAGACGATGCAGGTCGAAATGGAGCAGCAAAGCGCGGAGATGCTCCTCTTCGACTTCCTGAACGAGCTCCTTTTCTACAAGGATGCCCGCAGGCTCCTCCTGCTTCCCTCGGAGATCAAGATAAGCCAGAGCGGAGACCACCTTCTGATGCGGGGGGAACTGCGGGGGGAGACACTCGACGGGGAACGGCACAGGATGGAAACGGACGTGAAGGCCGTGACGCTGCACCGATTTTCGGTGACGCAGACGCCGGAGGGGTGGAAGGCGACGGTCGTTCTGGACGTATAG
- a CDS encoding ArsR family transcriptional regulator produces MKRRGALPFVPAGRGETLRREMVSLLREDEPQSAREISQRLGIRESEVLTHLEHVRLAFRNSLVVSPASCMKCGFVFSKRDRLKGPGRCPVCRDEHIAEPRFSLR; encoded by the coding sequence ATGAAGAGAAGGGGCGCTCTCCCCTTTGTCCCCGCGGGGCGGGGGGAGACGCTGCGCCGGGAGATGGTCTCCCTGCTGAGGGAGGATGAGCCGCAGAGCGCGCGGGAGATTTCCCAGCGGCTCGGGATCAGGGAGTCGGAAGTGCTCACCCATCTGGAGCACGTCCGGCTCGCCTTCCGCAATTCCCTCGTCGTCTCTCCCGCTTCGTGCATGAAGTGCGGCTTCGTCTTCAGCAAGAGGGACCGCCTGAAAGGACCGGGGCGCTGCCCGGTCTGCCGCGATGAGCACATAGCCGAGCCCCGCTTTTCCCTTCGCTAG
- a CDS encoding DUF3820 family protein — MQEIFPDRKNLLKLARTRMPFGRYSGSLLIDLPEPYLVWFRQEGFPQGELGEMLQCVYEIKVNGLEYLFKPLR, encoded by the coding sequence ATGCAGGAGATCTTTCCGGACCGAAAAAACCTGCTGAAGCTGGCCCGGACCCGCATGCCGTTCGGACGGTACTCCGGATCGCTCCTCATCGACCTGCCGGAGCCGTATCTTGTGTGGTTCAGGCAGGAGGGGTTCCCGCAAGGGGAACTCGGCGAGATGCTGCAATGCGTGTACGAGATAAAGGTGAACGGCCTTGAGTATCTATTCAAGCCGCTCCGCTGA
- the rpsA gene encoding 30S ribosomal protein S1: protein MDHDHDHSEELENGEESFADLFERSQKDMGRLEPGSQVEATVLKITREWIFLDTGRKGEGVLDIKELTDPDGNVTVNVGDKINAWFVSSRKNEMRFTTKLGGKSAGNSQLQEAYAVGIPVEGVIEKEVKGGFEVRLGSSRAFCPFSQVGLKRVENSAELIGKHLPFRITEYSENGRNILVSHRALLEEEQRQQREALKETLKAGDRVKGTVTSLRDFGAFVSIGAVEGLLPISEVSWSRVGDVSEVLSVGQEIEVVVKSIDWEKQRISFSLKETLADPWEQAATTFQVGSYRNGRVARLTPFGAFVTLGEGIDGLIHISKLGGGKRITHPKEVLSEGQEVEVKIEGVDQEQKRISLSLASISRAEQEQADTLEAYRAGAAQAPKGMGTLGDILKAKLKKG from the coding sequence ATGGATCACGATCACGATCATTCGGAAGAGTTGGAAAACGGCGAAGAGAGTTTTGCAGATCTTTTCGAGCGCAGCCAGAAAGATATGGGGCGTCTCGAGCCGGGGAGCCAGGTGGAGGCGACTGTCCTGAAGATCACCAGGGAATGGATCTTCCTCGACACCGGCAGGAAAGGTGAGGGTGTCCTCGACATCAAGGAACTCACCGACCCGGACGGGAACGTCACCGTCAATGTCGGCGACAAGATCAACGCCTGGTTCGTGTCGTCCCGCAAAAACGAGATGCGCTTCACCACGAAGCTCGGCGGGAAGTCCGCGGGCAACTCCCAGCTCCAGGAAGCATACGCCGTCGGGATCCCCGTGGAGGGCGTCATCGAGAAGGAAGTAAAGGGTGGCTTCGAGGTGCGCTTAGGGTCCAGCCGCGCCTTCTGCCCCTTCTCGCAGGTCGGGCTGAAGAGGGTGGAAAACAGCGCCGAGCTCATCGGGAAGCACCTTCCCTTCCGCATCACGGAGTACAGCGAGAACGGCCGCAACATCCTCGTGTCGCACCGCGCCCTCCTCGAAGAGGAGCAGCGCCAGCAGCGCGAGGCGCTGAAAGAGACACTGAAGGCGGGGGACAGGGTGAAAGGTACCGTCACCTCCCTGCGCGACTTCGGCGCCTTCGTCTCCATCGGTGCCGTCGAAGGACTCCTGCCGATCTCCGAGGTCTCCTGGTCCCGTGTCGGGGACGTAAGCGAGGTCCTCTCCGTGGGGCAGGAAATCGAGGTCGTGGTGAAGTCGATCGACTGGGAGAAACAGAGGATCTCCTTCTCCCTGAAGGAGACCCTGGCAGATCCGTGGGAGCAGGCTGCCACCACCTTCCAGGTCGGTTCGTACCGCAACGGGCGCGTCGCCCGCCTGACCCCCTTCGGCGCATTCGTGACGCTCGGTGAGGGGATCGACGGTCTCATCCACATCTCCAAGCTCGGGGGAGGGAAGCGCATCACCCACCCGAAAGAGGTCTTGAGCGAAGGGCAGGAAGTGGAGGTGAAGATCGAAGGGGTGGACCAGGAGCAGAAGCGGATCTCCCTTTCCCTCGCATCGATCAGCCGGGCAGAGCAGGAGCAGGCGGACACGCTGGAGGCGTACCGCGCCGGTGCCGCCCAGGCCCCGAAAGGTATGGGGACTCTCGGCGACATCCTGAAGGCGAAGCTGAAGAAGGGGTAG
- a CDS encoding GSU3473 family protein, translating to MGVLVCYDDFTYDVINDYHLDYLIDNGCIQGFDRSGDWCKLEHDSQEAPPPRQRKKILQRKSTPRKR from the coding sequence ATGGGGGTTCTTGTCTGCTACGACGACTTCACCTATGACGTGATAAACGACTACCACCTCGACTACCTGATCGACAACGGATGCATCCAGGGCTTCGACCGGTCCGGCGACTGGTGCAAGCTGGAGCACGACTCGCAGGAGGCCCCGCCGCCGCGGCAAAGGAAGAAGATCCTGCAGCGAAAGAGTACCCCCCGCAAAAGGTGA
- the eno gene encoding phosphopyruvate hydratase, with amino-acid sequence MSQITDVYAREILDSRGNPTLEVEVFLDSGVMGRAAVPSGASTGEREALELRDGDKGRYLGKGVQQAVNNVNDIISDEISGMDATDQAGIDARMLALDGTEFKSKLGANAILGVSLAVAKAAAEEVGVPLYQYLGGVNAKELPLPMMNIINGGAHADNNVDIQEFMIMPAGAESFKEALRMGAEIFHALKAVLKGKGYNTAVGDEGGFAPNLKSNEEALEVIVEAISRAGYKPGEDVLLALDVASSELYKDGAYILENEPQPRKTADELIDFYENLVNKYPIVSIEDGMAENDWEGWKKLTDRLGKRVQLVGDDLFVTNPKILKEGIEKGIANSILIKFNQVGTLTETLDAIEMAKRAGYTTVISHRSGETEDTTLADLAVAVNSGQIKTGSLCRTDRVCKYNQLLRIEDELDEVAVFRGKDVFYNLKK; translated from the coding sequence ATGAGCCAGATAACCGACGTGTACGCGAGGGAAATCCTTGATTCCAGAGGCAACCCGACCCTGGAAGTGGAAGTGTTTCTTGATTCCGGCGTCATGGGGAGGGCGGCCGTCCCCTCCGGAGCTTCCACGGGAGAGCGCGAAGCGTTAGAACTGCGTGACGGCGACAAGGGGCGCTACCTCGGCAAAGGTGTGCAGCAGGCCGTCAACAACGTGAACGACATCATCTCCGACGAGATCAGCGGGATGGACGCCACCGACCAAGCGGGGATCGACGCCCGGATGCTGGCACTGGACGGAACGGAATTCAAGAGCAAGCTCGGCGCGAACGCCATCCTCGGCGTATCCCTTGCCGTGGCGAAGGCTGCCGCTGAAGAAGTCGGCGTCCCCCTGTACCAGTACCTCGGCGGCGTGAACGCGAAGGAGCTGCCGCTGCCGATGATGAACATCATAAATGGCGGCGCCCACGCCGACAACAACGTGGACATCCAGGAGTTCATGATCATGCCCGCCGGCGCCGAAAGCTTCAAGGAGGCGCTGAGGATGGGTGCTGAGATCTTCCACGCCCTTAAAGCGGTACTCAAAGGTAAGGGGTACAACACCGCGGTCGGCGACGAAGGTGGCTTCGCACCGAACCTGAAATCGAACGAGGAAGCGCTCGAGGTCATCGTGGAGGCGATCTCCAGGGCGGGGTACAAGCCGGGGGAGGACGTACTCCTCGCGCTCGACGTCGCCTCCTCCGAGCTGTACAAGGACGGCGCGTACATCCTCGAGAACGAGCCACAGCCGAGAAAGACCGCGGACGAGCTCATCGACTTCTACGAGAACCTGGTGAACAAGTACCCGATCGTCTCCATCGAGGACGGCATGGCGGAGAATGACTGGGAAGGGTGGAAGAAGCTCACCGACCGCCTCGGCAAGAGGGTCCAGCTGGTGGGGGACGACCTCTTCGTCACCAACCCGAAGATCCTGAAGGAAGGGATCGAGAAAGGGATCGCCAACTCCATCCTCATCAAGTTCAACCAGGTCGGCACCCTCACCGAGACCCTCGACGCCATCGAGATGGCGAAGCGCGCCGGATACACCACCGTCATCTCGCACCGCTCCGGGGAGACCGAGGACACCACCCTCGCCGACCTCGCAGTTGCCGTCAACTCCGGGCAGATCAAGACCGGCTCCCTGTGCCGCACCGACCGCGTCTGCAAATACAACCAGCTGCTGCGCATCGAAGACGAGCTGGACGAGGTCGCAGTCTTCAGAGGGAAAGACGTTTTCTACAACCTGAAGAAGTAG
- a CDS encoding pseudouridine synthase: MLTYQIETKDHFRRADSFLRNLLPKAPHSYLKKLLTAGHLKINGAPADAAYTVRSGDVVTLKESAKTAAFLATRTPPLEILFEDTWIVSFNKAPGLSVHRTEDSSEPNLVEAGERFLAERDGAPGKLRPVNRLDKGTSGAIIMAKNAVAAGMFGRMVKEEGLGKLYLALVEGSVKEEDVIDAPLDGKESQTRYLRLLQGEDVALLAVYPVTGRMHQIRQHFKLVKHPILGDKRYGGRALSGFTGHALHSLKTTLTHPATTEGLEILAPLPAALVTLCCELLPADPAHLMEALERVAPRATTPPSR; this comes from the coding sequence ATGCTTACCTATCAGATCGAGACGAAAGACCATTTCCGCAGGGCCGACTCCTTTCTGCGCAACCTGCTGCCGAAGGCTCCCCACTCCTACCTCAAGAAGCTCCTCACCGCCGGGCACCTGAAGATCAACGGCGCACCGGCTGACGCGGCATATACCGTGCGCTCAGGCGACGTGGTGACGCTGAAGGAGAGCGCGAAGACCGCTGCCTTCCTGGCCACACGGACCCCGCCCTTGGAAATCCTCTTCGAGGACACCTGGATCGTCTCCTTCAACAAGGCTCCGGGGCTCTCGGTGCACCGCACGGAGGACTCCAGCGAGCCGAACCTCGTGGAGGCGGGCGAACGGTTTCTGGCCGAGCGGGACGGTGCACCCGGAAAGCTTAGGCCGGTAAACCGTCTCGACAAGGGGACTTCGGGCGCCATCATCATGGCCAAGAACGCAGTCGCAGCAGGGATGTTCGGCAGGATGGTGAAGGAAGAGGGTCTGGGGAAACTCTATCTCGCCCTCGTGGAAGGGAGTGTGAAGGAGGAGGACGTCATCGACGCCCCGCTGGACGGAAAGGAGTCGCAGACCCGTTATCTGCGTCTGCTGCAGGGGGAAGATGTGGCTCTTCTGGCGGTCTACCCCGTGACAGGGAGGATGCACCAGATACGGCAGCACTTCAAGCTCGTGAAGCACCCGATTCTCGGGGACAAGCGCTACGGCGGGAGGGCCCTCTCCGGCTTCACCGGGCACGCCCTCCATTCCCTGAAGACCACCCTCACCCACCCCGCGACAACGGAAGGGCTGGAAATACTGGCACCGCTTCCGGCGGCACTGGTGACGCTCTGTTGCGAGCTTCTCCCGGCAGACCCGGCGCACCTTATGGAGGCGCTGGAGAGGGTCGCGCCGCGCGCTACCACCCCTCCCTCCCGATAA
- a CDS encoding methyl-accepting chemotaxis protein: MKKASIGFRLAAGFGGMVLLLAVMALVCLSALATVQKSGSTAVRASALRVAAASDAMAQLQNVLRSVDAAVKAPDHLAQLREREKVQGARAKYREALKALESGEKRPKGIELLQKMRTALHPAAAANDRAVQLAGAGKGEEALQLLQDEGARRNAAVAKAFEEMSAYQKEQAELSFRQSEDSYANARNAVLAVVVIAIVVACAVGALITRSITAPIAEMVRVFKEMSSGEGDLTRSITMSRQDELGEAISAFNTFLETLHGTITRVSQTTREVANAASTLYSTSEQMATGIEVVAGQTGTVATAGEEMATTAAEIAQNCQMAAEGAQQANEAAQRGSFVMDKTVEVMGRIAATVRETAQTVESLGARSDQIGTIIGTIEDIADQTNLLALNAAIEAARAGEQGRGFAVVADEVRALAERTTKATREIGEMIKAIQTETKGAVAAMEQGVQQVEEGTNEAAKSGAAIQEILEQVGSVSTQVSQIATAAEQQTTTSTEISTNVHQITDGVQQTAQGAQESALAANQLSRLSEELQQLVGQFKV, from the coding sequence ATGAAAAAGGCGAGTATAGGTTTCAGGCTGGCTGCAGGATTCGGAGGGATGGTACTGCTCCTGGCGGTCATGGCGCTGGTATGTCTCTCGGCGCTGGCGACGGTGCAGAAGTCGGGGAGCACCGCGGTCAGGGCGAGCGCACTCAGGGTCGCGGCCGCAAGCGACGCCATGGCGCAGCTGCAAAACGTACTGAGGAGCGTGGATGCCGCCGTGAAGGCGCCGGACCACCTGGCGCAGCTGCGCGAACGGGAAAAGGTACAGGGGGCGCGGGCGAAGTACCGCGAGGCGCTGAAGGCGCTGGAGAGCGGGGAGAAGCGGCCGAAGGGGATCGAGCTCCTGCAGAAGATGCGCACCGCGCTGCACCCTGCGGCAGCAGCGAACGACAGGGCGGTGCAACTCGCCGGGGCAGGAAAGGGGGAGGAGGCCCTGCAACTCCTCCAGGATGAGGGAGCCCGCCGCAACGCCGCGGTCGCCAAGGCGTTCGAGGAGATGTCCGCGTACCAGAAAGAGCAGGCCGAGCTCTCCTTCCGCCAGTCTGAGGATTCGTACGCCAACGCCAGGAATGCCGTACTCGCCGTTGTAGTTATCGCGATAGTTGTCGCATGCGCCGTCGGCGCCCTCATAACCAGGAGCATAACCGCGCCGATCGCGGAGATGGTGCGCGTCTTCAAGGAGATGAGCTCCGGCGAGGGGGACCTGACCCGCTCGATCACAATGTCACGGCAGGACGAACTGGGAGAGGCGATCTCCGCCTTCAACACCTTCCTGGAGACCTTGCACGGCACCATCACCCGGGTGTCGCAGACGACTCGGGAGGTCGCCAACGCCGCAAGCACCCTTTACTCCACCTCCGAGCAGATGGCGACCGGCATAGAGGTCGTTGCCGGGCAAACAGGTACTGTCGCCACGGCCGGCGAGGAGATGGCAACCACCGCCGCCGAGATCGCACAGAACTGCCAGATGGCGGCCGAAGGGGCGCAGCAGGCGAACGAAGCGGCGCAGAGGGGGTCATTTGTCATGGACAAGACTGTGGAGGTAATGGGGCGGATTGCGGCGACGGTGCGCGAAACTGCGCAGACCGTCGAGAGTCTCGGCGCCCGCAGCGACCAGATCGGCACGATAATCGGGACGATCGAGGACATCGCGGACCAGACGAACCTCCTCGCCCTCAACGCCGCGATCGAGGCGGCCCGCGCCGGGGAGCAGGGGCGCGGCTTTGCGGTGGTAGCGGACGAGGTGCGGGCTCTTGCCGAGCGGACCACGAAGGCGACGCGGGAGATCGGGGAGATGATCAAGGCGATCCAGACGGAGACGAAGGGCGCCGTGGCAGCTATGGAGCAGGGGGTGCAGCAGGTGGAGGAAGGAACGAACGAAGCGGCCAAATCAGGAGCGGCGATCCAGGAAATACTGGAGCAGGTCGGCTCGGTGAGCACCCAGGTGAGCCAGATCGCCACTGCCGCGGAGCAGCAGACCACCACCAGCACCGAGATCTCCACCAACGTGCACCAGATCACCGACGGGGTGCAGCAGACGGCGCAGGGCGCGCAGGAATCGGCACTCGCGGCAAACCAGCTCTCCCGCCTGAGCGAAGAGCTGCAGCAGCTGGTGGGGCAGTTCAAGGTCTGA